A portion of the Oreochromis niloticus isolate F11D_XX linkage group LG10, O_niloticus_UMD_NMBU, whole genome shotgun sequence genome contains these proteins:
- the LOC102078283 gene encoding adhesion G-protein coupled receptor G2 isoform X1, protein MFHENEDRVMKDPRISSGRFLCQQISAPLVRVKKPGSLIRCFHLLQTHLVVIVVLLAGQASCNQTTTTPSPFTVSTTAPQISVYYFVDITVDVTGQSKNESEISAWLKQVFSSKLENCVPPNPPETTATPTSPQTTPASTVNETTQVASSTLNTYNSTATAVTTLQSNSTGARSTTLEGNSTTAATPTGGNNFTTTATTLQGNGTTTAATPTGGNFTTTATTLQGNTTTTAATPAGGNFTTTATTLQGNTTTTAATPAGGNFTTTATTLQGNGTTTAATPTGGNFTTTATTLQGNTTTTAATPAGGNFTTTATTLQGNGTTSAATPAGGNFTTTATTLQGNTTTTAATPTGGNFTTTATTLQGNTTTTAATPTGGNFITTATTLQSNTTTTAATPTGGNFITTATTLQSNTTTTAATPTGGNFTATATTLLSNSTIVASKQKRSLIRVARDVSVNGTQSSSNTNVINTTGLFQGMEVSCATKTEIRNTTCSVTLKLSQAVSSCCILRTLCAATNTSSDFYVLGKKADRVGQLQNACNNSSAVENSCIYTGQDNAACNESAAAYVVPPSNSTNCSAGNITTTNCNCSDYCSGSDAYYTFNISIQDPNINYLNVTNLISQLRQLPPCSPSAVGLCPVSINASEYKDANVACANTSTNYSLQSCSVILAFAHEVPVCDVANAVMYVLRSEKQISFNGHVIRAAICGNLQANVSLQSEFTWVSTDIKPADFCPAAQSSSLTCQNGNNVVVQLKDSCDLQNVSTTTANPNVTTMQPNSTTTTTNNNSTTTTTNSTTTTSTANSTSIAVNATSTPLNTTQGVNLTTTTSAANVSVPTTVNTTTTTTITTANNSSTGNTTTTKSPTLTTTTTTTNQNASVTTTGSPTTNSSAEARANALLDLTKDVSKLNSSQVNQLVSDLEKLLSGPNVSIGLGNTSVNIVSNLLGASPSVLSESSNRIIGIVDTVGLKLVVGGTTQTIFSPAVALSVKPVDGANFQKTSFSISSPTSVEVRGNPRLRRSVTTNSSIPQGSITLPASLTQNLTSQQQQQVSRVQFNFYQKSTVFQDQSLGVRRLNSGILGASVANLSITGLQDNVIITLKNQEPIPANFVATCVFWDFALNNRSGGWSSNGCSVQNSTDSETICGCNHLTSFAILLDLSRQPITSRVQSTILTFITYIGCGISAIFLAITLLTYLAFGKLRKDIPSKILIQLCFALLLLNLVFLVDAWLALYPDAVGLCISTAWFLHYFLLAAFTWMGLEAVHMYVALVKVFNVNVSHYMLKFSLAGWGIPMIVVIIVIAIDKNNYGLVSYGRFSDGTTDEFCWLKNDIAFYVAVVAYFCVIFLFNFIMFIVVMVQLCRIKRQNPQNLQHRSTLQDVRSVLGITILLGLTWGFAFFAWGPVNLAFMYLFAIFNSLQGFFIFVFHCAVKETVRRQWRIYLCCGKMRLSENSEWSRTATQKTAKKSSLTNNTSLHSSTSRGNNSSSSSFLNSDFSEQSDGIGSPYADRVITADEDSNMDVVLNEINMRHRHSQTS, encoded by the exons ATGTTCCACGAAAATGAAGACAGAGTCATGAAGGATCCAAGGATTTCTTCAGGCAGATTTCTTTGCCAGCAAATATCTGCTCCTTTAGTCAG GGTGAAGAAGCCAGGCTCCCTTATCAGATGTTTCCACTTGTTGCAGACACACCTGGTGGTCATCGTTGTCCTCTTAGCAG GGCAAGCTTCCTGCAACCAGACCACTACAACTCCTTCCCCTTTCACTGTTTCTACTACAGCTCCACAAATATCAG TATACTACTTTGTTGACATTACGGTGGATGTCACTGGACAGAGCAAGAATGAATCTGAAATCTCTGCCTGG CTCAAGCAGGTTTTCAGCTCCAAGCTGGAGAACTGCGTGCCTCCAAACCCTCCAGAAACTACTGCCACACCGACCTCCCCACAGACTACACCTGCAAGTACTGTCAATGAGACAACACAAGTGGCGTCATCAACACTGAACACTTACAACAGCACAGCAACTGCAGTAACCACATTACAGAGCAATAGTACAGGTGCAAGATCCACAACCTTAGAAGGCAACAGCACTACAGCAGCGACACCCACGGGAGGCAACAACTTCACAACCACTGCAACAACATTACAAGGCAATGGGACAACTACAGCAGCAACACCCACAGGAGGCAACTTCACAACCACTGCAACAACATTACAAGGCAACACGACAACTACAGCAGCAACACCAGCAGGAGGCAACTTCACAACCACTGCAACAACATTACAAGGCAACACAACAACTACAGCAGCAACACCAGCAGGAGGCAACTTCACAACCACTGCAACAACATTACAAGGCAATGGGACAACTACAGCAGCAACACCCACAGGAGGCAACTTCACAACCACTGCAACAACATTACAAGGCAACACAACAACTACAGCAGCAACACCAGCAGGAGGCAACTTCACAACCACTGCAACAACATTACAAGGCAATGGGACAACCTCAGCAGCAACACCAGCAGGAGGCAACTTCACAACCACTGCAACAACATTACAAGGCAACACGACAACTACAGCAGCCACACCTACGGGAGGCAACTTCACAACCACTGCAACAACATTACAAGGCAACACGACAACTACAGCAGCCACACCTACGGGAGGCAACTTCATAACCACTGCAACAACATTACAAAGCAACACGACAACTACAGCAGCCACACCTACGGGAGGCAACTTCATAACCACTGCAACAACATTACAAAGCAACACGACAACTACAGCAGCCACACCTACGGGAGGCAACTTCACAGCCACTGCAACAACATTACTAAGCAACAGCACAATAGTGGCTTCAAAGCAGAAAAGAAGCTTGATACGTGTAGCTCGGGACGTTAGTGTCAATGGGACACAAAGCAG TTCGAACACTAATGTCATAAATACAACGGGCCTATTTCAA GGAATGGAAGTGTCATGCGCgacaaaaactgaaataag AAACACCACGTGCTCTGTGACGCTGAAGCTGAGTCAGGCGGTGTCTTCATGCTGTATCCTCCGCACTCTCTGTGCAGCCACTAACACTTCATCTGATTTTTACGTGCTGGGGAAAAAGGCAGATAGAGTGG GTCAGCTCCAAAATGCGTGCAATAACAGCAGCGCAGTGGAAAACAGCTGCATTTATACTGGTCAAGACAACGCAGCATG taacGAGTCTGCAGCTGCATATGTGGTTCCACCAAGTAATTCAACTAACTGCAGTGCAG GCAACATCACCACAACCAACTGCAACTGCTCCGATTACTGCAGTGGATCAG atGCATACTACACTTTTAACATTTCCATACAAGATCCCAATATAAACTATTTAAATGTCACCAACCTG ATTTCTCAGCTGCGACAGCTTCCACCTTGCTCCCCAAGTGCAGt AGGTCTATGTCCAGTGTCCATTAATGCATCTGAGTACAAG GACGCAAACGTGGCATGTGCAAACACATCAACAAA ttataGCCTTCAAAGCTGTAGCGTGATTTTGGCCTTTGCCCATGAGGTCCCCGTCTGTGATGTAGCAAATGCTGTGATGTATGTGCTTCGGTCTGAGAAACAAATCAGTTTCAACGGGCACGTGATCCGAGCGG CAATTTGTGGAAATTTACAAGCCAAtgtcagcctgcagtctgagtTCACATGGGTCAGCACTGACATAAAGCCCGCAGATTTCTGTCCTGCAGCACAGTCTAGCAGCCTCACTTG tCAAAATGGAAACAATGTGGTTGTGCAGCTGAAGGACAGCTGTGATCTTCAAAACGTGTCTACCACCACAGCCAACCCAAATGTGACAACCATGCAACCAAacagcaccaccaccaccaccaacaacaacagcaccaccaccaccaccaacagcACCACTACCACCAGCACTGCTAATAGCACTTCTATTGCTGTAAATGCAACTTCAACGCCGCTGAATACAACACAAGGAGTGAATCTAACCACTACCACCAGTGCTGCTAATGTCTCAGTGCCAACAACAGTCAAcactactacaactacaactatcACTACCGCTAACAACTCAAGTACGGGTAACACAACTACAACCAAGTCTCCTACACTCACCACTACTACAACCACCACAAATCAGAATGCTTCTGTGACCACGACTGGAAGTCCAACAACAAATTCGTCAG CTGAAGCTCGAGCCAACGCACTGCTTGACCTGACGAAAGACGTGTCCAAACTGAACTCCAGCCAGGTGAATCAGCTGGTGTCTGACCTGGAGAAGCTGTTGTCAGGCCCAAATGTCAGCATAGGGCTGGGGAACACATCAGTCAACATTGTCAGCAATCTCCTGGGTGCTTCTCCATCTGTGCTGTCAGAGTCCTCCAACAG GATAATAGGGATCGTTGACACAGTGGGGCTCAAGCTGGTTGTTGGAGGTACGACTCAGACCATTTTCTCCCCGGCTGTTGCGCTGTCTGTGAAACCAGTAGATGGCGCCAACTTTCAGAAAACAAGTTTTTCCATCTCAAGCCCCACCAGTGTAGAG GTCCGTGGGAATCCCAGACTGAGAAGGAGCGTGACAACAAACTCCTCGATCCCTCAGGGCTCCATCACGCTGCCTGCCTCTCTCACTCAGAATCTCACATctcaacaacagcagcaggtctccagagttcagttcaatttcTACCAGAAGAGCACCGTATTCCAG GACCAATCCCTGGGAGTACGCAGGCTTAATAGCGGGATCCTAGGAGCAAGTGTCGCCAACCTGTCAATCACAGGACTGCAAGACAATGTTATAATCACCCTAAAAAACCAAGAGCCTATTCCG GCAAATTTTGTGGCGACATGTGTTTTCTGGGACTTTGCATTAAATA ATAGATCCGGTGGCTGGAGTTCAAATGGCTGTTCTGTCCAAAATAGCACGGACAGTGAGACAATTTGTGGCTGCAACCATTTAACCAGTTTTGCCATCCTGCTG GACCTCTCCAGGCAGCCTATAACCAGTCGTGTCCAGAGCACCATCCTTACCTTCATCACATACATCGGCTGTGGAATCTCTGCTATCTTCCTGGCCATCACCCTCCTCACCTACTTGGCCTTTGG CAAGTTGCGCAAAGACATCCCATCCAAAATCCTGATCCAGCTGTGCTTTGCACTGCTCCTGCTGAATCTGGTCTTCCTGGTGGACGCCTGGCTGGCGCTCTACCCAGACGCCGTGGGCCTTTGCATTTCCACTGCCTGGTTCCTTCACTACTTCTTGCTAGCTGCCTTCACATGGATGGGACTTGAGGCCGTCCATATGTATGTGGCACTTGTGAAAGTCTTCAACGTCAATGTATCGCACTACATGCTGAAGTTCTCGCTGGCTGGCTGGGGTATCCCGATGATCGTGGTCATTATTGTCATTGCAATTGACAAAAACAACTACGGTCTTGTTTCCTATGGAAGGTTTAGTGATGGAACTACTGATGAGTT CTGCTGGCTGAAAAATGACATCGCGTTCTACGTGGCAGTGGTGGCCTATTTCTGCGTCATTTTTCTATTTAACTTCATCATGTTTATTGTAGTTATGGTCCAGCTGTGCCGGATAAAAAGACAAAACCCTCAAAATCTGCAGCACCGCAGCACACTGCAGGATGTGCGCAGTGTGTTGGGGATAACCATCCTGCTAGGCCTCACGTGGGGCTTTGCCTTTTTTGCCTGGGGGCCGGTTAACCTGGCGTTCATGTACCTCTTTGCCATCTTTAACTCCCTGCAAG GTTTCTTTATATTCGTGTTCCACTGTGCAGTGAAGGAAACCGTGAGGAGGCAGTGGAGGATCTATCTGTGCTGCGGCAAAATGAGACTATCAGAGAACTCAG aatgGAGTCGCACTGCAACACAGAAGACTGCAAAGAAGTCATCGCTGACCAACAACACATCTCTTCATTCCAGTACCTCACGTGGCAATAACTCTTCCAGCTCCTCTTTCCTCAACAGTGACTTTTCAGAACAGAGTGATGGGATTG GTAGTCCATATGCAGACAGAGTaatcacagcagatgaagaTTCAAATATGGATGTGGTCCTCAACGAGATCAACATGCGGCACAGACACTCACAAACATCTTGA